The genomic window AACAACGTGCTCGCCCCCGGCGACGTCGAGGTCGTCCCGATCGAGCGCGGCGGCGACGCGACGTACCACGGCCCCGGCCAGCTCGTCGCATACCCGATCGTGCTGTTGCGCGACGGCGAGCGCGACCTGCACCGTTTTTTGCGCAACCTCGAGGAGGCGATGATCCGCACGTGCGGCGACTTCGGCCTGGACGCCGGGCGCGTCGCCGGCAGGACCGGCGTGTGGATCGGCCCGCGCAAAATCGCGTCGATCGGTATCGCGTGCCGGCGGTGGGTGACGTTTCACGGACTGGCCCTGAACGTCACGACCGACCTGTCCTACTTTCGCCGGATCAATCCGTGCGGGTTCGACGCGGCGGTGATGACGAGCATGGCCGCCGAACTCGGCCGCCCCGTGGCCATGGCCGAGGTCAAGCGCGCGCTCGTCGCGCACCTCGGCGACACCCTTGGCCGGGCGTTCGCGTAGCGCGGCGCGCCGTGTCGCCTATCGGCCCGACGTGGAACCGGGCGGCGGCGCGGCGGGCGCCGGAGACGATGGCGGCGCGGCGGGCGCCGGAGACGATGGCGGCGCGGCGGGCGGCGGCGCGGCCGGCGGCGGCGCTGCGGCCGGCAGCGGACCGCGCGCCCGCAGGCGCTCGCACCGCGACGTGTGGACGTACCCGTGGTACGCGGACAGGCCGAACGCCGCCGCGGGCACGGCGCCGACGGCGACGAACGTCACGGCGACCGCGTCCTCGAGCGGTCCGCCGCCGTCGTACATCTCGCTCAGACCGATGACCATCAACGCCACGCCGGGCAGCGCCGCGAGCGTGTCGATGATTGCGGGCGCAACGTTTGCGGTGCACTCGTCGCCTCGCATCGCCGCCGGCGGCGGCTCCGGCACCGACGGGACCAGGATCCACGAACAGCTCGCGCACGCGAGCGCCGCACACGCGGCGGCTCGCATCCAGCGTCGTCGATCGCGCATGGACGCGATTGTATACCGGCGCGCGGAAGTCGCGTCACGGTGCGGCCGCGTCGAGCGCGCGGCGCAAGTCGGCGAGCAAGTCGCGCCAGTTTTCGACACCGACGGAGATACGCACCATCCCCTCGGAGATGCCGAGCGCGTCGAGCTGCTCCGGCGGCAGCTCCGAGTGCGTGGTCGTACGCGGGTGGCACGCGAGCGACTCGACGCCGCCGAGACTCACCGCGTTCTTCGCGATGCGCAGCGTGCGCAAGAACGTGAACGCCGCCGGCCGGCCGCCGTGCAACTCGAGGGTGACGATCGCGCCCGGATAGTCGCATTGCGCCTCGTAGATGC from Deltaproteobacteria bacterium includes these protein-coding regions:
- the lipB gene encoding lipoyl(octanoyl) transferase LipB, with translation NNVLAPGDVEVVPIERGGDATYHGPGQLVAYPIVLLRDGERDLHRFLRNLEEAMIRTCGDFGLDAGRVAGRTGVWIGPRKIASIGIACRRWVTFHGLALNVTTDLSYFRRINPCGFDAAVMTSMAAELGRPVAMAEVKRALVAHLGDTLGRAFA